The DNA region AATCTCGGCAATGTGCCACTCAGGGATTGGGATGAAGGGACGAGAGCTTTAGTCGCGCGGGAAATTTTTCGGACAGGTAATTGGCTCCATCCGACTCAATTTGGAGAGCCATATCTAAATAAGCCACCGCTCATGGATTGGTTAGTGACTTTGAGTTACCGCCTCGGTGGGGTGAATGAATGGACAAGTCGTTTACCGGGGGCGATCGCCAGTGCTCTGGGCGTACCTCTGCTGTATTGCTTGGGTAAAGAGCTGTTTGCTGAAAAACAACAATCAATTCGGGCGGCCCTACTGAGTGCCTCGGTTTATTTGACGCTTTTGCCTGTGGTGCGCCATGGACGCCTTCTTATGTTGGATGGCTTAGTGCTGACTGCCATGATCTTGAGCTTTTGGTGTTTTCTCAAGGCGGAAAAACAAAAAGTTTTTGGCTTAGGGATTGGGGTTGGTTTCGGGATCATCACCTTCACGAAAGGACTATTAGTGCTTCCCATTGTGGCGATCGCCTTGTTATTTAGCTTGCGCGATAAGCGTTGGCAGATCATCAAAAACTTTTACCTTTGGTTGGGATGTCTAATTGGCTTCCTACCAGTAATTTGGTGGTACTGGTCTCAAATTAATCACTACGGCCAAATATTTATCGATGTGCATTTTCTATCACAGGGCATTGATCGCGTCTCTGACACTGTAGAAAATCATCAACATCCACCATGGTTTTATATTCTCGAAATCGCTAAATATACTGCGCCTTGGCTATTTTTTTTGCCCCAGAGCTATCGCTTAATTTGGCAAGAACAATATGAAAAGCATGGCCAATTAATCCTCGGTGGATCCATGTTTTATGGGTTTCTCATCTCCACGATGGGGACAAAATTACCATGGTATATTATGCCGATTTATCCTTTTATGGCTTTAGCTGTGGGCTATTATCTCTCAGGATTTGACGAACTAAGATCCACAAAATACTATCGTTTCCCATTTCAGTATTGCTTTTATTTCCTCTCAATTCTCACTGCCCTTAGTGCCATCTATTTTGTCTTCACCGATCCTCAGACAAGCTTGATTCTCATGTCTTTGGCGATCGCTGCGATGTTTGGTATTGCGGGTTGGTATTGGCAGCGCAAAAGCCAGAATTTTATAACCACTTTTATTGTGGGAATGTATGCAACTCTTGGGCTTTTATTTTGCTCAACGTCGTGGCTTTGGGAAGTCAATGAGGCATTTCCCGTAAAACAAACTGGCGAAATTATTCGGACTCAAACACCTGAAACCACTAAACTTTTTACCACCTTTGGCTATAGTCGCCCGAGTTTAGATTTTTATGGAGATCGCCAAATTCTCCCAGCAAACCTAGATGACATTCAAACAGAACAATATTGGTTAGTAGATCATGGCGCATTCGAAGCAAACCAACAGCATTTCCCTGAGTTTGAAATTTTGGGTCAATCCGAAACCTTTAAGCTCATTCACACAAAAAAAGAGACTTGAATAAAATCAAGCCCGCTTTAAAA from [Leptolyngbya] sp. PCC 7376 includes:
- a CDS encoding glycosyltransferase family 39 protein — encoded protein: MPTFKGWGDRQIILGLTVVALCLFCFNLGNVPLRDWDEGTRALVAREIFRTGNWLHPTQFGEPYLNKPPLMDWLVTLSYRLGGVNEWTSRLPGAIASALGVPLLYCLGKELFAEKQQSIRAALLSASVYLTLLPVVRHGRLLMLDGLVLTAMILSFWCFLKAEKQKVFGLGIGVGFGIITFTKGLLVLPIVAIALLFSLRDKRWQIIKNFYLWLGCLIGFLPVIWWYWSQINHYGQIFIDVHFLSQGIDRVSDTVENHQHPPWFYILEIAKYTAPWLFFLPQSYRLIWQEQYEKHGQLILGGSMFYGFLISTMGTKLPWYIMPIYPFMALAVGYYLSGFDELRSTKYYRFPFQYCFYFLSILTALSAIYFVFTDPQTSLILMSLAIAAMFGIAGWYWQRKSQNFITTFIVGMYATLGLLFCSTSWLWEVNEAFPVKQTGEIIRTQTPETTKLFTTFGYSRPSLDFYGDRQILPANLDDIQTEQYWLVDHGAFEANQQHFPEFEILGQSETFKLIHTKKET